From the genome of Candidatus Thermoplasmatota archaeon:
GTTAAGAGCCGATTGCTTTTGGCTGTCCTCGAAGGACATCTACCAGACTGAGCCACGGGCCCGAACGAATTATATCGTCCACCCAAATTAAGTGTTTACGATACTATGCTCGTATTCATCGGGCTTGGCTTGCAAGGCGAGGGGATATCGCTCCGGGGGCTACGCGAAGCACGAGAATCCGATGTTGTGTATGCTGAGCTCTACACAAGTAAGCTGCCTAAACTTAGACTAGATGAGCTCAAGCAAACGATCGGCAAGCCTATTGAGGTGGTCGACCGCGAGACCGTCGAGCAACGTCCAAACGAGATCCTGCACGCGGCCAAAGCGGG
Proteins encoded in this window:
- a CDS encoding diphthine synthase (Required for the methylation step in diphthamide biosynthesis), with product MLVFIGLGLQGEGISLRGLREARESDVVYAELYTSKLPKLRLDELKQTIGKPIEVVDRETVEQRPNEILHAAKAG